GAGACTCAACAGGTCTTGGAAAAAAAGCAAAAACAATTTCTGCAGCCGATAGTTTGAGGATACAGCGAAGCGTGACTGACTCATTAATCAAAAGCACAATTGTTGCCACAATGGACGATCGGCCAGAGGCTGATCAACAAGAAAAAGTGGAGCCTAAAAAAAATGAAGTTCCAAAGGTTGAACCAAAAAAGGTTGAAGTAAAAAAAACCGAACCTAAAAAGGTAGAGCCGAAAAAAACAACACCAGTTAAAACAGAAGTAAAAAAGCTAACAGTTATGTCAGCTACAAAACCAAGGGAAACGAAACCTGCGGATAAAAAAGAGAAACCGAAGCAAACGGTAATAACACAGCCAAAGCCGGCAAAATCTGAGGCTCAATTAAAAAAAGAGAAAGAAGCAAGAGAGAAAGAAATCAGAGCCCTGGAAAAACAGTATAAAACTCAGCAAAATTAACGAATATGGACAAGGCAAAATTTACCAGTCAGTCGCCCATCGTAGTAGGATTGGATATCGGTACTACAAAAATTTGTGTTATCGTTGGTCGTAGAACACAGCACGGTAAGATAGAAATCTTAGGAATAGGCAAGGCAGAATCGGCGGGAGTGACACGCGGAGTGGTTTCTAACATTCAAAAAACAGTGCAGGGTATTGCTCAAGCAGTTGAAGTAGCAAGCGGACAATCCAATGTAGAGATACAGGTGGTAAATGTGGGTATTGCTGGTCAGCACATTAAGAGCTTACAGCACAGAGGAATTTTAACAAGAAGAGAATTAAACAACGAAATCGGTAAAAAAGATATCGATAAATTGATTGATGATATGTTTAAACTGGTAATGCCACCGGGTGAGGAGATCATTCATGTATTGCCACAAGAATTTACCATCGATAACGAACCAGGAATCAAAGATCCGATCGGTATGGCAGGGGTTCGCCTTGAAGCTAACTTCCATATTATCTCTGGTCAGGTTACGGCTGTAAAAAACATTATTAAATGTGTAAACAATGCAGGGCTGCAAACTCAGGATTTAATTCTTGAGCCATTGGCTTCTTCTGAATCGGTGTTGAGCGAGGAAGAAAAAGAAGCTGGTATTGCATTGGTTGATATTGGTGGTGGTACTACAGATATAGCCATTTTCCATGAAGGTATTATCCGTCATACGGCAGTTATTCCTTTTGGTGGTAATAGTGTAACCGAAGATATCAGAGAGGGCTGCTCTGTAATGCGCAATCAGGCTGAGTTGTTAAAAACACGTTTTGGTTCGGCGTTGGCTGAAGAAAATAAAGAAAACGAAATTATTTGCGTTCCGGGCTTGCGTGGCCGCGAACCAAAAGAGATTTCGGTTAAAAACCTTGCTTACGTTATCCAGGCCCGTATGGAAGAGATTATTGAGCACGTATATTATGAGATCAAATCTTCAGGGTATGAGAAAAAACTCATCGGTGGTATTGTAATTACAGGTGGTGGTGCTTTATTAAAACACTTATCGCAGGCGGTTGAATATGTAACTGGTTTAGATTGCCGTATTGGTTACCCGAACGAGCACTTATCTAAATACGAAGATATGCCTAAAGCCATTTACGATGATCTGAAAAGCCCAATGTATGCAACCAGCGTAGGCTTGCTGATTAAAGGAATCCAGAAAGCTGAAGAATTAATTGAAGAAATGAAACAACCTGGTGTTTTTGTAGAAAAACCAAAAACAGCAAAAGAAAAGGAGAAACGCGGACCAGGCTTGTTCGATAAATTACTGGCAAAAACAAGAACTTTCATTCAGGATGATATGAATGTAAGTGATGAAGATTACTTAAAAAGTTAATTACTTTTCCACAAAAGATGAGTTTTCCACATTATTAACAGTTGTGGAAAACGTCTGTTGAAAAAGTGTTAATATTACATTGAGTAATGAACAGAATTTAAAATTTTTAAACAACTGATTCATAAAGATATGCAGTTCGAAATGTTAAAAGATAAGTCTTCAATCATCAAGGTAATTGGTGTTGGAGGCGGTGGCGGCAACGCAGTGAACCATATGTACCTGTCTGGTATTACTGGTGTGGATTTTATTATTTGTAATACAGATGCCCAGGCTTTGGAATCTAGCCCGATACCTAACAAGGTACAATTAGGGGCTAGTTTAACCGAAGGAATGGGGGCTGGTTCTATCCCTGAGGTTGGTAAAAACTCAGCTATAGAGAATATAGATGATATTAAGGCAATGTTAGGTAGTACAACCAAAATGCTTTTTATTACAGCAGGAATGGGTGGTGGTACTGGAACAGGCGCTTCTCCAATCATTGCGAAAGCAGCTAAAGAACTTGATATTTTAACTGTAGCCATCATTACTACACCATTTTCTTTCGAAGGAAAAAGACGTAGACTGCAGGCCGACGAGGGAATGGAAGAGTTGAAAAAATATGTAGATTCTTACCTGGTTATCTCTAACGATCGCCTGCGCGAAATCTTCGGAAACCTAACCCTGGGTTCTGCCTTCGGTCAGGCTGACGATATTTTAACAACAGCTGCAAAAGGTATTGCAGAGATCATTACCGTTCCAGGTTATATCAACGTGGATTTTAAGGATGTGCGTACCGTAATGAAAGATAGCGGTGTAGCCATTATGGGTAGTTTCGCCGCTGAGGGTGATGACCGTGCATTGCAGGCTGTTGAAGGTGCTTTAGCTTCTCCATTGTTAAAAGATAATGAAATCGAAGGTGCCCGTTATATTTTATTGAACATCAGCTCAGGTTTGCGTGAGGTAACCATGGATGAGGTTTCGATCATTACCGATTATATTCAGGAGAAAGCTGGTTTGTCAGCTGATCTAATATGGGGTAACTGTACGGACGAATCTTTAAGCGATAAGCTTTCTGTAACCATTATTGCAACTGGTTTTCAAACATCAGAAGAACGTGTAAACGAAGAAAAAAATAAAAAGAAAATATCACTTTTAACACCTGAAGAAGCACCGCTAGTTCGTCCCGTTGAACCTGTAAACTCTTTCATTCAGCCTAAAACAACGCCATCTTATGAGCCTGTTTTAAAAACTAAGGAAGAAGTTTCGCAAGCAGATCTTTTTGGTGGTATGTTCAATAAATCTGAACCTCAAAAAGTTCAGGAGCCAGAAAATAACGTGGTTCGCCATACTTTAATTGAAGAAGAACCTCAGGTAGAAGAAGCAAAGGAAACCGGATTTGAATTTGAAGTTAAATTAGCGGAAACTAATTTTGTGTTCGAAACACCAGTTGCCCAAATGCCGCCAATGCCTGAGCCGGAGCCAGAAATCGAAATGCCGGTTGTTGGTTTAGATGACGACAAAAGTGATGAATCGATGGAAGAGCAATTGAAAAAATCTAAAGAGCGTATCTTACGTTTAAAAGATTTAAGTATGAAATTGCGTACAACTAATGGTTTACAGGAATTAGAAAACGAACCTGCTTACAAACGCAAGCAAATGCAGTTGCAACAAGTTCAGCATTCTTCTGAATCGCAGGTAAGTAGATTTACGTTAAGCAATGATCAGGATGGTGGTACAGAGATTAGACCTAACAATTCTTTCTTGCACGATAACGTTGATTAAAACGAACCAAATATAATTTTAAAGCCCCGTTGTAAAATCGGGGCTTTTTTGGCATAAAATTGGAGTGTTAAAAAATCTTAATTAACACCTAAAAGATCATTAGGTTGATTTTAAGACGAATAAAGCTTAAATTCGCAAAATTTTATTATAAAAAACACATAATACATTGGATATATTTGATAAGATAGCAAAGCACATGGGACCTCTTGGCCAACACCAGAAATGGTCTCATGGGTATTTCTCGTTTCCAAAATTAGAGGGAGAAATTGCACCTCATATGCAGTTTCGTGGAAAAGAGCATTTGGTTTGGAGTTTAAACAACTACTTAGGCTTAGCCAATCACCCGGAAGTTAGAAAAGCAGATGAAGAAGCTGCTGCAAAATTCGGTATGGCTTATCCTATGGGTGCCCGTATGATGAGCGGTAACTCAAACTATCACGAACAGTTGGAGCAAGAACTTGCAGAATTTGTAGGTAAACCCGATGCATTTTTATTAAACTACGGCTATCAGGGCATGGTATCCATTATTGATACTTTGGTTGACAGAAATGATGTGGTGGTATATGATGCAGAATCGCATGCCTGTATTGTAGATGGATTACGTTTGCATATGGGTAAACGTTTTGTTTACAAACATAATGATATTGAAAGTGCCCGTAAGCAATTAGAACGTGCTACCAAATTGGTTGAAGAAACCGGAGGTGGAATTCTTTTAATTACTGAAGGTGTTTTCGGAATGAGTGGCGCTCAGGGCAAATTAAAGGAAATCGTTGATCTTAAAAAGGATTTCAATTTCCGTATTTTAGTTGATGATGCGCATGGTTTCGGTACTATGGGTAAAACTGGTGCTGGCACACACGAAGCACAAGACTGTATTGAAGGAATTGATGTTTACTTTGGAACCTTTGCCAAATCAATGGCAGGTATTGGTGCCTTTGTTGCTTCAACAGAACAAATTACCAATTTCTTAAGGTATAACATGCGTTCTCAGACTTTTGCTAAGGCATTACCTATGCCAATGGTAATCGGTTTATTAAAACGCTTAGAATTGCTAAAAAGCAAACCTGAATTGAAAGATAAACTTTGGGAAATTGCAATGACCCTTCAAAAAGGATTACGCGAACGCGGATTCGATTTAGGTGTTACCGATTCTGTAGTTACTCCGGTTTTCTTAAAAGGTGAACTTTCAGATGCCACTGCAATTACTTACGATTTACGCGAAAATTATAGCATCTTTTGCTCAATCGTAGTTTATCCTGTAATTCCAAAAGGTATGATCGAACTCCGTTTAATTCCTACAGCCGTACACACGTTAGAAGATGTACAACGTACTTTAGATGCTTTTAGCGAAGTTGCTGAAAAATTAGAAAACGGATATTATAAAGAGAATCTTTTCGCTACCGTTTAAGATCTATAAAAATTTTTACAGAGCCCTTTAAATACGTTTAAAGGGCTTTTTTATGAGGCTTATTTTTGCAAAAAGCTGTATTTCAGCTACTTTTGTGTATTTTTTTTAAGGTGATATGTTTATAAATGGATAGAATGTGGAAAAAAATGGCATAGAAGGCTGTTTTTTATTGTTCTAAAAATTTTTTTATTTCATCAAACCCTTTAAATTAGAGTAGATAATTAAAAACTAAAACCTTAAAGAACCATAGGAGTAATTAAAAATGAAAAAATTCGAAGAAGTAAAGAGTTTAGTGGCAGCTTTGGAAGCTGATGCAGACAAATTTTATAACAAAGGTAACAGCGCAGCTGGAACCCGTATACGTAAAGGTATGCAGGATTTGAAAAACTTAGCTCAGGCCATCCGTTTGGAGGTTCAGGAAACCAAAAACAAAGCTTAAACGATCAAAATATGAATATTGAAAAGCCTCAGAAATTTTCTGAGGCTTTTTTGTATACTATATTTTCTCTTGTTGTTATTATTTATTACTAAATGCCATCTTTACTGTAAAATATATAAGACAAATTAGCCTTCATTGCATAAGTTTTCTTAGCTTTCTTTTTATTTACTCCAAGTAGTCTTTTAGATTACAAACATTAAGCGGAAATTTTGATTTTAAGATATATTGCAAGCTTTGTGTTAAGGCAGAGTAAGTAGAATACTGAAGTGCGCCAATCATTTGGTATGAAGTGATAACATTATTAACAGTATAAGGTGTCAAAACATTTGCAATACAATAAAGCAGACAGTAAAGATGTGGAGTATGTGCTAAGCATACTGAGTAGGGTGTATCCTGTAGATATTAAATTGAAAAAAGAATTTGAGCAACATCTCTTAAGGCTCAGGATTAAAAAAGACCAAATATTGTTCAATGAGAATGAAGTATGCGAATACATCTACTTCATTGTTAAGGGAGCTTTAATGGGTTGCACTACTCATAATAAACAAAAAATAACCACCTATATCTCAGTTGAAAATGATTTTGTAAGTTCTATATCCGGTCTTCATGGATCGGGTTATTCCCAGGAATATGTGGTGGCTGTAGAAGATACGGATCTACTGGCCATCCATAATAATGAACTCAATCGTCTTTTTGCGCACCACTTCGATCTCAATTATATCTTTAGGGTTATTTTGGAGAAATATTATAAAGATGCCCAGCAAAGGGCGCATATTATCCGTGTGGGGAATGCAAAGGAGAGATACCTGTATTTTGCTAAAACCAACCCGGGATATTTAGACCGACTGCCCCTAGCGCTCGTAGCTTCACTGTTGAATGTTAAAGCATCAACACTATTATCCATCAAGAAAAATTTTTCGAAACCCAAAGAGCAGAACAAGGATCTGGCAG
The nucleotide sequence above comes from Pedobacter riviphilus. Encoded proteins:
- the ftsA gene encoding cell division protein FtsA encodes the protein MDKAKFTSQSPIVVGLDIGTTKICVIVGRRTQHGKIEILGIGKAESAGVTRGVVSNIQKTVQGIAQAVEVASGQSNVEIQVVNVGIAGQHIKSLQHRGILTRRELNNEIGKKDIDKLIDDMFKLVMPPGEEIIHVLPQEFTIDNEPGIKDPIGMAGVRLEANFHIISGQVTAVKNIIKCVNNAGLQTQDLILEPLASSESVLSEEEKEAGIALVDIGGGTTDIAIFHEGIIRHTAVIPFGGNSVTEDIREGCSVMRNQAELLKTRFGSALAEENKENEIICVPGLRGREPKEISVKNLAYVIQARMEEIIEHVYYEIKSSGYEKKLIGGIVITGGGALLKHLSQAVEYVTGLDCRIGYPNEHLSKYEDMPKAIYDDLKSPMYATSVGLLIKGIQKAEELIEEMKQPGVFVEKPKTAKEKEKRGPGLFDKLLAKTRTFIQDDMNVSDEDYLKS
- the ftsZ gene encoding cell division protein FtsZ, whose product is MQFEMLKDKSSIIKVIGVGGGGGNAVNHMYLSGITGVDFIICNTDAQALESSPIPNKVQLGASLTEGMGAGSIPEVGKNSAIENIDDIKAMLGSTTKMLFITAGMGGGTGTGASPIIAKAAKELDILTVAIITTPFSFEGKRRRLQADEGMEELKKYVDSYLVISNDRLREIFGNLTLGSAFGQADDILTTAAKGIAEIITVPGYINVDFKDVRTVMKDSGVAIMGSFAAEGDDRALQAVEGALASPLLKDNEIEGARYILLNISSGLREVTMDEVSIITDYIQEKAGLSADLIWGNCTDESLSDKLSVTIIATGFQTSEERVNEEKNKKKISLLTPEEAPLVRPVEPVNSFIQPKTTPSYEPVLKTKEEVSQADLFGGMFNKSEPQKVQEPENNVVRHTLIEEEPQVEEAKETGFEFEVKLAETNFVFETPVAQMPPMPEPEPEIEMPVVGLDDDKSDESMEEQLKKSKERILRLKDLSMKLRTTNGLQELENEPAYKRKQMQLQQVQHSSESQVSRFTLSNDQDGGTEIRPNNSFLHDNVD
- a CDS encoding aminotransferase class I/II-fold pyridoxal phosphate-dependent enzyme, whose product is MDIFDKIAKHMGPLGQHQKWSHGYFSFPKLEGEIAPHMQFRGKEHLVWSLNNYLGLANHPEVRKADEEAAAKFGMAYPMGARMMSGNSNYHEQLEQELAEFVGKPDAFLLNYGYQGMVSIIDTLVDRNDVVVYDAESHACIVDGLRLHMGKRFVYKHNDIESARKQLERATKLVEETGGGILLITEGVFGMSGAQGKLKEIVDLKKDFNFRILVDDAHGFGTMGKTGAGTHEAQDCIEGIDVYFGTFAKSMAGIGAFVASTEQITNFLRYNMRSQTFAKALPMPMVIGLLKRLELLKSKPELKDKLWEIAMTLQKGLRERGFDLGVTDSVVTPVFLKGELSDATAITYDLRENYSIFCSIVVYPVIPKGMIELRLIPTAVHTLEDVQRTLDAFSEVAEKLENGYYKENLFATV
- a CDS encoding helix-turn-helix domain-containing protein, whose translation is MSKHLQYNKADSKDVEYVLSILSRVYPVDIKLKKEFEQHLLRLRIKKDQILFNENEVCEYIYFIVKGALMGCTTHNKQKITTYISVENDFVSSISGLHGSGYSQEYVVAVEDTDLLAIHNNELNRLFAHHFDLNYIFRVILEKYYKDAQQRAHIIRVGNAKERYLYFAKTNPGYLDRLPLALVASLLNVKASTLLSIKKNFSKPKEQNKDLAECGQKLELYVNKHQLFRQKDIRLHSLAQRIGISSHELSVVLNNYFNKSFIDYINQYRVNWIKGSIQNRDIMQNFTLEALAYSAGFSSRSAFYSSFKKLVGMSPIEYSKTLNQEKL